One window of the Natrinema sp. CBA1119 genome contains the following:
- a CDS encoding TRAP transporter fused permease subunit: MSETKSEPPVWSPFDLRREHLLNNLITVVALLFWARVLLYGLTQEVPRAKYGAAFLAGGVLIYTLDELRNLDGSDRLERLGLWICALVGVTVPAYVWLHYEVLETQRIGYALGYEYAIGGLFGLVVLYLTYRAFGAAFAGVVIASVLYAYFGNLITGLLGHGGVAFEQIINVLSMEFDGFFGSITQVVAVKVALFLLYAGLMRGYGAFDLIMRLSFRTAKYLRSGVAQSAVISSLIVGSINGAQTANAAMTGSFTIPLMKESGMKSDSAGGIEAVASAGGQIMPPVMGAAAFVMASLIPGLGYVDVLIAGIIPAVVFYISVAIGVHYMAVKQLPEGGINIEGRLEDLDDGYHPLIEAIRFGVPFAVLLYTLGIAQWTVISSALYTCGAMVLTGTGIPLLLSVADGDADPIETVRDAANNTVSGFKFGAVAIAPIAIIIAAVNGIVDLLNATGLPGKLSLAIVGVAGGVLLFTAILSMVVCLILGLGMPTVAAYTIVALLIAPTLTGEFAIDPVAAHFFVLYAAILSGITPPIAIAVVVTTGIANSNFWKTAVEALKLGFPLFVLPFSFIYNPEIVTGGLTLATVSSGLILLLGAVAIIHGLNCAPRPFDISAPLSYGIRAVYVVLGVVAMVWPSLTPRIGAAAAAILFIAVQSRIAETPNVGYVAEGD, translated from the coding sequence ATGAGCGAGACCAAGAGCGAACCGCCCGTCTGGTCGCCATTTGATCTCCGACGGGAGCATCTGCTGAACAACCTCATCACCGTCGTCGCCCTGCTCTTCTGGGCGCGGGTGCTGCTGTACGGGCTCACTCAGGAGGTGCCGCGGGCAAAGTACGGCGCCGCTTTCCTCGCCGGTGGCGTCCTCATCTACACTCTCGACGAACTCCGCAATCTCGACGGATCCGACCGACTCGAGCGCCTCGGGCTGTGGATCTGTGCGCTCGTCGGCGTCACCGTGCCGGCCTACGTGTGGCTGCATTACGAGGTCCTCGAGACCCAGCGAATCGGCTACGCCCTGGGCTACGAATACGCCATCGGCGGCCTGTTCGGGCTCGTCGTCCTCTATCTGACCTATCGGGCGTTCGGGGCCGCCTTCGCGGGCGTCGTGATCGCTTCCGTCCTCTACGCCTACTTCGGCAACCTCATCACCGGACTGTTGGGCCATGGGGGGGTCGCTTTCGAACAGATCATCAACGTCCTGTCGATGGAGTTCGACGGCTTCTTCGGCTCGATCACGCAGGTCGTCGCCGTCAAGGTCGCGCTGTTCCTGCTTTACGCGGGGCTGATGCGCGGCTACGGTGCGTTCGATCTGATCATGCGCCTTTCGTTCCGGACGGCGAAGTACCTCCGGTCGGGGGTCGCCCAGTCGGCGGTTATCTCGAGTCTGATCGTCGGCTCGATCAACGGGGCGCAGACGGCAAACGCCGCGATGACCGGTTCCTTTACCATCCCATTGATGAAAGAAAGCGGGATGAAATCGGACTCGGCCGGCGGGATCGAGGCCGTCGCCTCCGCCGGCGGGCAGATCATGCCGCCGGTAATGGGTGCGGCTGCATTCGTCATGGCCTCGCTCATTCCGGGACTCGGCTACGTCGACGTGCTCATCGCGGGCATCATTCCGGCGGTGGTGTTCTACATCTCCGTCGCAATCGGCGTCCACTACATGGCGGTCAAACAGCTCCCCGAGGGCGGCATTAATATCGAAGGTCGACTCGAGGATCTGGACGATGGGTATCACCCGCTCATCGAGGCGATCCGATTCGGCGTTCCCTTCGCCGTGTTGCTGTACACGCTCGGGATCGCTCAGTGGACGGTCATTAGTTCCGCGCTGTACACCTGTGGGGCGATGGTGCTGACGGGCACGGGGATCCCCCTTCTGCTCAGCGTCGCCGACGGCGACGCGGACCCGATCGAAACGGTCCGCGACGCCGCGAACAACACGGTCTCCGGATTCAAGTTCGGAGCCGTCGCCATCGCGCCGATCGCAATCATCATCGCGGCAGTCAACGGGATCGTCGACTTGCTGAACGCGACCGGTCTTCCGGGCAAACTCTCGCTCGCAATCGTCGGCGTTGCCGGCGGCGTCCTGCTATTCACGGCTATCCTCTCGATGGTCGTCTGTCTCATCCTGGGACTGGGGATGCCGACCGTGGCGGCGTACACCATCGTCGCGCTGTTGATCGCGCCGACGTTGACCGGCGAATTCGCCATCGACCCGGTCGCTGCTCACTTCTTCGTGCTCTACGCGGCGATCCTTTCGGGGATCACGCCGCCGATCGCTATCGCAGTTGTGGTGACGACCGGCATCGCCAACTCGAACTTCTGGAAGACTGCGGTTGAGGCACTGAAACTCGGGTTTCCGCTTTTCGTTCTCCCGTTCTCGTTCATCTACAACCCCGAAATCGTGACCGGCGGACTCACCCTTGCGACCGTCAGTTCGGGACTGATCCTTCTGCTGGGTGCGGTCGCGATCATCCACGGTCTCAACTGTGCGCCTCGCCCCTTCGATATCTCGGCGCCACTGAGCTACGGCATACGCGCAGTGTACGTTGTACTCGGCGTCGTCGCGATGGTGTGGCCGTCACTGACGCCCCGTATCGGTGCCGCAGCGGCCGCGATACTATTCATCGCGGTCCAGTCGAGGATAGCTGAGACTCCCAACGTCGGTTACGTTGCCGAAGGCGATTAA
- a CDS encoding thiolase domain-containing protein produces MPDAYLVGAGQSDYGTFPDESYRSLFRTAFDAAVENVPKGFETADVDEAFIGTLGVGGRQLGLSGPAVTEHVGLDGVPCTRVENACAASGFATRQAVQAVKSGMADVALAGGFEIMTDMSSDATKYWLGVSGETEWERLSGTTFSGVYAQMASAHMEKHGTTREQLSRVAVKNHSNGAKNPHAQLGFECSLDDAQSAPIVADPLNLYHCCPTSDGAACALIVSEDVVDEYTDDPIRVAGVGAGSDTVGLFQRDSYTGIPASQRAAETAYEMADVSPADLDFAEVHDCFAIAELLAYEDLGFCQKGEAGQLIESGATELDGDLPVNTSGGLKSKGHPIGATGAGQVVEAFKQLSGTAGERQVENPMRGLTHNVGGSGGASVIHIFEREEQRSSSGHRPREKETEVSA; encoded by the coding sequence ATGCCAGACGCCTACTTAGTCGGTGCAGGACAATCAGACTACGGAACATTTCCCGATGAGAGCTACCGCTCATTGTTTCGAACGGCGTTCGACGCCGCAGTAGAAAACGTCCCAAAGGGGTTCGAGACGGCCGACGTCGATGAAGCTTTCATCGGCACGCTCGGCGTCGGTGGCCGTCAGCTCGGTCTCTCCGGGCCGGCGGTGACCGAACACGTTGGCCTCGACGGCGTCCCCTGTACCCGCGTCGAGAACGCCTGCGCGGCGAGCGGCTTCGCGACCCGCCAGGCCGTCCAGGCGGTCAAATCCGGCATGGCAGACGTTGCCCTCGCGGGCGGCTTCGAGATTATGACGGACATGAGCTCGGATGCAACGAAGTACTGGCTCGGCGTCTCCGGCGAAACCGAGTGGGAGCGCCTCTCCGGGACGACGTTCTCGGGCGTCTACGCCCAGATGGCTAGCGCACATATGGAAAAACACGGGACCACGCGCGAACAGCTCTCCCGCGTCGCCGTCAAGAACCACTCGAACGGAGCGAAGAACCCGCATGCTCAGCTCGGGTTCGAGTGCTCGCTCGATGACGCCCAGTCTGCCCCGATCGTCGCGGACCCGCTCAATCTCTATCACTGCTGTCCGACTTCGGACGGCGCGGCGTGTGCGCTGATCGTCAGTGAGGACGTCGTCGACGAGTACACGGACGACCCGATCCGGGTCGCCGGCGTCGGTGCCGGGAGCGACACCGTCGGGCTCTTCCAGCGCGATTCGTACACCGGCATTCCAGCTAGCCAACGCGCCGCCGAAACCGCCTACGAGATGGCCGATGTCAGCCCCGCCGACCTCGATTTCGCGGAGGTTCACGATTGCTTCGCGATCGCCGAACTGCTCGCCTACGAGGATCTGGGCTTTTGCCAGAAGGGTGAGGCCGGACAGCTCATCGAGTCCGGCGCGACTGAACTCGACGGTGACCTCCCCGTAAATACGTCGGGCGGGCTCAAATCGAAGGGGCACCCGATCGGTGCAACCGGTGCGGGCCAGGTCGTCGAAGCGTTCAAGCAGCTCTCTGGAACAGCCGGCGAGCGACAGGTCGAGAACCCGATGCGCGGTCTCACGCACAACGTCGGCGGCAGCGGCGGCGCCTCGGTGATCCATATCTTCGAGCGCGAGGAGCAACGCTCCTCGAGCGGACATCGTCCGCGAGAGAAGGAAACGGAGGTGAGCGCGTAA
- a CDS encoding zinc ribbon domain-containing protein — MAAITAVGAYAPRFRITAEEFAEAWGHFQASGISEKAVPSADEDALTMAYEAATRAIEASDFDAAEVDWLGFASSRPPAAEEDLTARLGAMLGLSSTTARQTFTGSTRAGTRALWAGMDAVETAAGTAVIVAADAPHGDPDDEIDHAAGAGAAAFVLEANGPAELVDRAEYAAPYPGTRFRTTGEDETQGLGVTQYDRQAFTETIGGAVSGLEVESGPEAAAIQAPNGKLPYRAAGAAGVGTDEIQAAATVHELGDLGAASVPVSLAGALTGGYESILAVSHGSGAGADALLVTVSGDVPAKIAIESDDAISYADYLRQRGIVTSGPPSGGGAYVSVPSWRRSLPQRYRLEAGRCPECGALAFPPEGSCDDCGALAEYDPIELPGEGVIEAVTTISQGGAPPEFAAQQSQSGDYAAAIVALEAETDRETVSVPAMGTDADPSAFAVGDRVETTIRRIYTQEGVTRYGFKIRPSDDE, encoded by the coding sequence ATGGCCGCTATTACCGCCGTCGGCGCCTACGCGCCCCGTTTCCGCATCACCGCTGAAGAGTTCGCAGAGGCATGGGGTCACTTCCAGGCGTCCGGTATCTCCGAGAAGGCTGTTCCCAGCGCCGACGAGGACGCCCTGACGATGGCCTACGAGGCCGCAACCCGCGCGATCGAAGCTAGCGATTTCGATGCCGCGGAGGTGGACTGGCTCGGGTTCGCGTCCTCGAGACCGCCGGCGGCCGAAGAGGACCTCACCGCCCGGCTGGGTGCGATGCTCGGTCTTTCCTCGACCACGGCGAGACAGACCTTCACGGGCAGTACGCGCGCCGGGACGCGAGCTCTCTGGGCCGGGATGGACGCGGTCGAGACTGCGGCCGGCACGGCCGTCATCGTTGCCGCCGACGCCCCGCACGGTGATCCGGACGACGAGATCGATCACGCTGCTGGCGCCGGAGCCGCGGCGTTCGTTCTCGAGGCGAATGGACCCGCTGAGCTCGTTGACCGTGCGGAGTACGCCGCGCCGTATCCGGGCACGCGATTCCGCACCACTGGCGAGGACGAGACGCAGGGACTCGGCGTCACGCAGTACGACCGGCAGGCGTTCACCGAAACGATCGGCGGCGCCGTCTCCGGGCTCGAAGTCGAGTCCGGACCGGAGGCAGCAGCCATCCAGGCACCGAACGGGAAACTGCCCTATCGCGCCGCGGGCGCGGCTGGGGTCGGCACCGACGAGATTCAGGCCGCCGCGACGGTCCACGAGCTGGGCGACCTCGGTGCCGCGAGCGTTCCCGTCTCGCTCGCCGGCGCGCTCACGGGCGGCTACGAATCGATCTTGGCCGTTTCCCACGGCAGTGGCGCCGGCGCGGACGCCCTCCTCGTCACCGTCAGCGGCGACGTTCCCGCGAAGATTGCTATCGAGAGCGACGATGCCATCTCGTACGCCGACTACCTGCGCCAGCGGGGCATCGTTACGTCGGGACCGCCGTCGGGCGGCGGCGCATACGTCAGCGTGCCATCCTGGCGGCGCTCGCTCCCCCAACGGTATCGACTCGAGGCGGGTCGCTGTCCCGAGTGTGGTGCGCTCGCGTTCCCGCCGGAGGGTTCGTGTGACGACTGCGGCGCGCTCGCCGAGTACGATCCTATAGAACTCCCTGGCGAGGGAGTTATTGAGGCCGTCACGACGATCTCACAGGGTGGTGCGCCGCCGGAGTTCGCTGCCCAACAGTCGCAGTCGGGCGACTACGCAGCCGCGATCGTCGCCCTGGAGGCCGAAACCGATAGAGAGACCGTCAGTGTGCCGGCGATGGGCACCGATGCGGACCCGTCCGCGTTCGCCGTCGGCGACCGAGTTGAGACGACGATCCGCCGAATCTACACCCAGGAAGGCGTTACGCGATACGGGTTCAAGATTCGCCCGTCGGATGACGAGTAA
- a CDS encoding TAXI family TRAP transporter solute-binding subunit, with amino-acid sequence MTSTRRRDILKVASGVGAAALAGCLGGSGGMASLSVGIPGASSTTGAASNSFQRVVKDQSGDTDPAGEIRWQNQDTGGDPPSLRQFSQGNLQALTAGNFIVASAQEDKEPFAERPVETLPQQMFSITSLHMHVVSVKGSGIQTTDDLAGSNFWPLPPSWGLRQLAETVFSNADLWSELQNSDSIVNADTGDVAGLIEEGNIDALVAYGAGFQNLAGWATEVDARADLQLVEFTDSFVEAANGTRGTSHSELDVYGWQQQNFDTDKMDVYGADFQFWLGNDTSRDIGYELARISNEHTEAIQEGQPAYLDHSDAETMASLYLEDLPVHPGPYDYLEEQGVDMSAYTRGETSE; translated from the coding sequence ATGACTTCCACGAGAAGACGGGATATTTTGAAAGTAGCAAGTGGTGTCGGTGCTGCAGCGCTGGCCGGCTGTCTCGGCGGCAGTGGTGGAATGGCATCGTTGAGCGTTGGCATCCCGGGCGCGAGCTCGACGACCGGTGCGGCGAGCAACTCCTTCCAGCGCGTCGTCAAGGACCAGTCCGGCGACACCGATCCGGCCGGCGAGATACGCTGGCAGAACCAGGATACCGGCGGCGACCCGCCGAGTCTTCGTCAGTTCTCACAGGGGAACCTGCAGGCGCTGACCGCGGGGAACTTCATCGTTGCCTCCGCTCAGGAGGACAAGGAACCGTTCGCAGAACGGCCGGTGGAGACGCTCCCGCAACAGATGTTCTCCATCACCTCGCTTCACATGCACGTGGTTTCCGTCAAGGGGTCAGGTATCCAGACGACCGATGACCTTGCCGGGAGCAACTTCTGGCCGCTGCCGCCATCGTGGGGACTGCGTCAGCTGGCCGAGACCGTCTTCTCGAATGCCGATCTCTGGAGCGAACTCCAGAACTCCGACTCGATCGTCAACGCGGATACGGGCGACGTCGCCGGCCTCATCGAGGAAGGTAACATCGATGCTCTGGTGGCCTACGGCGCTGGTTTCCAGAATCTCGCCGGCTGGGCGACCGAGGTCGACGCGCGCGCCGACCTCCAACTCGTCGAGTTCACTGACAGTTTCGTCGAGGCCGCGAACGGCACCCGTGGGACGAGCCACAGCGAACTCGACGTCTACGGCTGGCAGCAACAGAACTTCGACACCGACAAAATGGACGTCTACGGCGCGGACTTCCAGTTCTGGCTCGGTAACGACACCTCTCGCGACATCGGCTACGAACTCGCGCGGATCAGCAACGAGCACACCGAAGCGATTCAGGAGGGGCAGCCGGCGTACCTCGATCACAGCGACGCCGAGACCATGGCTTCGCTGTATCTCGAGGATCTCCCGGTCCACCCCGGTCCGTACGACTATCTCGAGGAGCAGGGTGTCGATATGAGCGCATACACCCGCGGCGAAACCAGCGAATAG
- a CDS encoding acyl-CoA dehydrogenase family protein, which yields MAFSLSDEHEAIRAAVREFGENEIQPVAEEHDREGKYPEELRRTAAEYDFVAPSIPVEYGGAGMDKLSKTIVTEELWRADPGIGSAVGSAGFGTNMIVEFGDDWMKEEWLPKVASGEVASCSCISEPAHGSNVSGIETVAEKDGDEYILNGNKMWITNGTVADIGVVMAKTSPGERHRGITAFLLPMDTDGISTEKIDNKLGIRASDLAEVVIDDVRIPEENVIGEVDEGFYQLMEFFASGRTNVAAQAVGAATGALDAAVEYANQREQFDQKISEFQAIQHKIAEMATKVEAARSLTYRAATEVERNNQDVAAQFSSMAKLFASEIAVEVADEGIQVHGGSGYVTDYPAERYYRDARITKIYEGTSEIQKNIIADRVL from the coding sequence ATGGCATTCAGTCTGTCCGACGAGCACGAAGCCATCCGTGCTGCCGTTCGTGAGTTCGGTGAAAACGAGATCCAGCCGGTCGCGGAAGAACACGACCGAGAGGGAAAATATCCCGAAGAGTTACGACGAACAGCCGCGGAGTACGATTTCGTCGCACCCAGTATACCGGTCGAGTACGGCGGCGCTGGCATGGACAAGCTTTCGAAGACGATCGTTACCGAAGAGCTGTGGCGAGCCGACCCCGGAATCGGATCCGCAGTCGGCAGCGCGGGGTTCGGGACCAACATGATCGTCGAATTCGGCGACGATTGGATGAAAGAGGAGTGGCTGCCGAAGGTCGCAAGCGGCGAAGTCGCCTCCTGTTCCTGTATTTCTGAGCCCGCTCATGGATCGAACGTTTCGGGTATCGAGACCGTTGCCGAAAAAGACGGCGACGAGTACATCCTGAACGGAAACAAGATGTGGATCACCAACGGCACGGTCGCTGACATCGGTGTCGTCATGGCGAAGACGAGTCCGGGAGAGCGCCACCGCGGTATCACTGCCTTCCTTCTGCCGATGGACACCGACGGCATCTCCACCGAGAAGATCGACAACAAGCTCGGTATCCGCGCCTCCGACCTCGCAGAGGTCGTCATCGACGACGTTCGGATTCCCGAGGAGAACGTTATCGGCGAGGTCGACGAGGGGTTCTACCAGCTCATGGAATTCTTCGCCTCGGGCCGAACCAACGTCGCTGCACAGGCCGTGGGCGCTGCGACGGGCGCGCTCGACGCTGCGGTCGAGTACGCTAATCAGCGCGAACAGTTCGACCAGAAGATCTCCGAGTTCCAGGCCATCCAGCACAAAATCGCCGAGATGGCCACCAAGGTCGAGGCGGCTCGCTCGCTGACCTACCGCGCCGCAACCGAGGTCGAACGGAACAACCAGGACGTCGCCGCGCAGTTCTCCAGCATGGCGAAGCTGTTCGCCAGCGAGATCGCGGTCGAGGTTGCGGACGAAGGAATCCAGGTCCACGGCGGTTCGGGCTACGTGACTGACTACCCCGCCGAACGCTACTACCGCGACGCCCGCATCACGAAGATCTACGAGGGAACGAGCGAAATCCAGAAGAACATCATCGCCGATCGAGTGCTGTAA
- a CDS encoding CaiB/BaiF CoA-transferase family protein — MQPLDDLTIVDLTQSIAGPVCTQLLGEMGANVIKVEPPSGDNFRNLMGGSMFTPFNHGKESVCVDMKTEEGHAIVTELVGEADIVVESFRPGVLEKYDLDYESVRERNEDVIYCSLSGFGRTGPYSSYPGYDPCVQAISGLMATTGYLDRPPVRIRASLIDCGTGANAAYAILAAVRQRDRGGSGTEIDISLFDVAVSWMSYWISRYDRTGELPERAGGQGIGSAPNGVFETGDGYVYLATLSEAMYERLCHFLGREDLLEDERFETIDDRLEHRDVLKDEFTTEFESYDQIELEKGLMDAGVPTGAVRTVGDIVDTDPHVADRSMLVDSYNPEADEDVVTPALPFRFRSAIHDGTFSSRPPKKGEHTVDILETLSYTEREIVDLFEQDVVFAEG, encoded by the coding sequence ATGCAACCGTTAGATGATCTTACCATCGTAGACCTCACTCAGTCGATAGCCGGTCCGGTCTGTACGCAGTTACTCGGGGAGATGGGCGCGAACGTGATCAAGGTCGAACCGCCGTCGGGCGACAATTTCCGGAATCTGATGGGCGGAAGCATGTTTACCCCGTTCAATCACGGCAAGGAAAGCGTTTGCGTCGATATGAAAACCGAGGAGGGACACGCGATTGTCACAGAACTGGTCGGCGAAGCCGATATCGTCGTGGAGAGTTTCCGTCCAGGGGTCCTCGAAAAGTACGATCTCGATTACGAGTCGGTGCGTGAGCGAAACGAAGACGTCATCTACTGTTCGCTCTCGGGGTTCGGCCGAACCGGGCCCTATAGTTCGTATCCCGGATACGATCCGTGCGTCCAGGCGATCTCGGGCCTGATGGCGACCACGGGCTATCTCGACCGGCCCCCGGTCCGGATACGTGCGAGTCTGATCGATTGCGGAACGGGTGCGAATGCCGCGTACGCGATTCTGGCTGCCGTTCGCCAGCGGGACCGGGGCGGATCGGGCACCGAAATCGACATTTCGCTGTTCGACGTCGCCGTGTCGTGGATGTCCTATTGGATCTCGCGGTACGACCGGACCGGAGAGCTGCCCGAACGCGCAGGCGGACAGGGGATTGGCAGCGCGCCCAACGGCGTCTTCGAAACCGGAGACGGGTACGTCTACCTCGCAACGCTCTCGGAAGCGATGTACGAGCGCCTCTGTCACTTCCTCGGCCGTGAAGACCTGCTCGAGGACGAGCGCTTCGAGACGATCGACGACAGGCTCGAGCACCGCGATGTCCTCAAGGACGAGTTCACAACCGAGTTCGAGTCGTACGACCAGATCGAACTCGAAAAGGGACTCATGGACGCCGGCGTCCCGACCGGCGCAGTACGGACGGTCGGCGACATCGTGGACACGGATCCCCACGTCGCCGACCGATCGATGCTCGTCGATTCGTACAATCCGGAAGCCGACGAAGACGTCGTCACCCCCGCGCTGCCGTTCAGGTTTCGTTCGGCGATCCACGACGGAACGTTCTCCTCCCGACCGCCGAAAAAAGGAGAGCACACGGTCGACATCCTCGAGACGCTCTCGTACACCGAGCGTGAAATCGTGGACCTGTTCGAACAGGACGTTGTCTTCGCCGAAGGATGA
- a CDS encoding IclR family transcriptional regulator yields the protein MSPDGSGSSTTRIKSVETTLEIIAELKRQNGATVSELASTVDVSKGTVHKHLATLREHDYVVNDDGSYRIGFHFLDIGGYALCQFDGVKQITSKVRELADQTGETVQFSTEQHGRTVVLTREAGQKGVSSRARLGTRFYMHQVSGGKAILANLSKQRVQAIIAQHGLPAATESTITTESELFEELETIRDRGYAFNKAESTNGLHAVGVPLRGPEGDVLGAFAIAGPSHRMHSGRFEDKIPDVMLSAVNEIELNLTYS from the coding sequence ATGTCCCCAGACGGAAGCGGTTCGTCGACTACGCGGATCAAGAGCGTCGAAACTACCCTTGAGATAATTGCCGAATTAAAACGGCAAAATGGAGCGACCGTCTCGGAACTGGCCTCGACAGTTGACGTGTCAAAGGGGACGGTCCACAAACATCTGGCCACGTTACGTGAGCACGATTACGTCGTGAATGACGACGGCAGCTATCGAATTGGCTTTCATTTCCTGGATATCGGTGGATATGCGCTCTGCCAGTTCGACGGCGTCAAACAGATCACGTCCAAGGTGAGAGAGCTTGCAGACCAAACCGGTGAAACGGTTCAATTTTCGACAGAGCAACACGGTCGCACCGTCGTACTAACCCGAGAGGCAGGACAGAAGGGCGTCTCTAGCCGCGCCCGACTCGGAACGCGGTTCTATATGCACCAGGTCTCGGGCGGAAAAGCGATCCTCGCCAACCTGTCGAAACAACGTGTGCAAGCCATAATCGCCCAGCACGGACTGCCGGCCGCAACGGAGTCGACGATCACAACCGAATCCGAACTCTTCGAGGAACTCGAGACGATCCGCGATCGAGGGTACGCGTTCAATAAGGCCGAAAGTACGAACGGACTCCACGCCGTTGGAGTTCCTCTGCGAGGGCCGGAGGGCGACGTTCTCGGGGCGTTCGCCATCGCCGGACCGAGCCATCGAATGCATAGCGGGCGGTTCGAAGACAAGATTCCGGATGTCATGCTAAGCGCCGTTAACGAAATCGAGTTGAATCTCACGTACTCCTGA